The following proteins are encoded in a genomic region of Labilithrix sp.:
- a CDS encoding NADH-quinone oxidoreductase subunit I, translating to MPRAFPKKPAAPLNVTPVQHAEKTATVQSYLPEIFKGIGASMRHFFKNTRDMVRGIRPDPVTERWADGVTTISYPEQKRPYPERFRGVHRLTLRDDDSPRCVACLCCSTACPAQCIFIEAGEYPEGDKRRGYERYPVKFVIDELRCIFCGFCVEACPCDAIRMDTGIHAVPYDSRDQFIYPKDILMGLAARDGQKQTANPRHEPGDPTHPGLTRDHVHH from the coding sequence ATGCCCCGCGCATTTCCGAAGAAGCCCGCCGCTCCGCTCAACGTGACGCCCGTGCAGCACGCCGAGAAGACGGCCACCGTGCAGTCGTACCTGCCCGAGATCTTCAAGGGGATCGGCGCGTCGATGCGCCACTTCTTCAAGAACACGCGCGACATGGTGCGCGGCATCCGCCCCGATCCGGTGACGGAGCGCTGGGCCGACGGCGTGACGACGATCAGCTACCCGGAGCAGAAGCGCCCCTACCCGGAGCGCTTCCGCGGCGTGCACCGCCTCACGCTCCGCGACGACGACAGCCCGCGCTGCGTCGCGTGCCTCTGCTGCTCCACCGCGTGCCCGGCGCAGTGCATCTTCATCGAGGCCGGCGAGTACCCCGAGGGCGACAAGCGTCGCGGCTACGAGCGCTATCCGGTGAAGTTCGTCATCGACGAGCTGCGCTGCATCTTCTGCGGCTTCTGCGTCGAGGCGTGCCCCTGCGACGCGATCCGCATGGACACCGGCATCCACGCGGTGCCGTACGACTCGCGCGATCAGTTCATTTACCCGAAGGACATCCTGATGGGCCTCGCCGCGCGCGACGGTCAGAAGCAGACGGCGAACCCGCGCCACGAGCCGGGCGATCCGACCCATCCGGGCCTCACGCGCGATCACGTCCATCACTGA
- a CDS encoding zf-TFIIB domain-containing protein: MTLGEGGSAYRRTTMRCPGCGEVMRAENVPSAEVDVCDACGGLWIDWFDGDVPTLAAEAEAARVERGTPVPPDATATRGACPRCGRALAPDVYRFPDAQPGELVAHVDLLRCEECAGSFVSRSSSHLILDRAQSPRTVGLWEAIVELLQRLVRRRI, from the coding sequence GTGACGCTCGGCGAAGGAGGATCGGCCTATCGCCGCACCACGATGCGGTGCCCGGGCTGCGGAGAGGTGATGCGCGCCGAGAACGTGCCCTCCGCCGAGGTCGACGTCTGTGACGCGTGCGGCGGTCTCTGGATCGACTGGTTCGACGGCGACGTCCCGACCCTCGCCGCGGAGGCGGAGGCGGCGCGCGTCGAGCGCGGGACGCCGGTGCCTCCGGACGCGACGGCGACGCGAGGTGCCTGTCCGCGCTGCGGTCGCGCGCTCGCGCCGGACGTGTACCGCTTCCCGGACGCGCAGCCGGGCGAGCTCGTCGCGCACGTGGACCTCCTGCGCTGCGAGGAGTGCGCGGGGAGCTTCGTATCCCGATCGTCTTCCCATCTCATCCTGGACCGCGCGCAGAGCCCGCGGACGGTCGGCCTCTGGGAGGCGATCGTCGAGCTCCTGCAGCGGCTCGTCCGACGGCGGATTTAG
- a CDS encoding VWA domain-containing protein, whose amino-acid sequence MRHAFITAFLGIGLVVVACGGDSGDNDDGASSGAQSSGTSGFNTSSSGASGDGGTTSSSGASGTSGGGCATTSKKAEKQPLDMVIGLDTSFSMDFDDKWINVRDALKSFVANPAYAELGVGLQFFPLRKQCSVPDYEALAVDLALQPVARGPLNEALSSQRMAGGTPMVPLLQGLSAYLAKNARPGRKPVIVLATDGFPDDTCLSSDDGAKPNTLENAVAIAGAAFEGTPPVATFVIGVGSELTSLNAIAAAGGTTKATLVDTSANAQALFLAALEDIRRTAIPCDFDIPAGDLNPKETNVTYTTPSGTRQMLYTANEAGCAKAPQGEGWYFDNEAAPKKVILCKAVCDVVKADDTGSVDLVFGCPRTDVK is encoded by the coding sequence ATGCGTCATGCATTCATCACCGCGTTCCTCGGCATCGGCCTCGTCGTCGTCGCGTGCGGCGGCGACAGCGGCGACAACGACGACGGCGCGTCGAGCGGCGCGCAGTCGAGCGGCACGAGCGGCTTCAACACGTCCTCCTCCGGCGCGAGCGGCGACGGCGGGACGACGTCGAGCTCCGGCGCGTCGGGCACGAGCGGGGGCGGCTGCGCGACGACGTCGAAGAAGGCGGAGAAGCAGCCGCTCGACATGGTCATCGGGCTCGACACGAGCTTCTCGATGGACTTCGACGACAAGTGGATCAACGTCCGCGACGCGCTGAAGTCCTTCGTCGCGAACCCCGCCTACGCGGAGCTCGGCGTCGGCCTCCAGTTCTTCCCGCTGCGCAAGCAGTGCTCGGTCCCCGACTACGAGGCGCTCGCGGTCGACCTCGCGCTCCAGCCGGTGGCGCGCGGTCCGCTCAACGAGGCGCTCTCCTCGCAGAGGATGGCGGGCGGGACGCCGATGGTCCCGCTCCTTCAAGGGCTCAGCGCCTACCTCGCGAAGAACGCGCGGCCGGGCCGCAAGCCGGTCATCGTCCTCGCGACCGACGGCTTCCCGGACGACACCTGTCTCTCGAGCGACGACGGCGCGAAGCCGAACACGCTCGAGAACGCGGTCGCGATCGCGGGGGCCGCGTTCGAGGGCACGCCGCCGGTCGCGACCTTCGTCATCGGCGTCGGCAGCGAGCTCACGTCCCTCAACGCGATCGCGGCCGCCGGCGGCACGACGAAGGCGACGCTGGTCGACACGAGCGCGAACGCGCAGGCGCTCTTCCTCGCCGCGCTCGAGGACATCCGGCGCACCGCGATCCCGTGCGACTTCGACATCCCCGCGGGCGACCTCAACCCGAAGGAGACGAACGTCACGTACACGACCCCGAGCGGCACGCGGCAGATGCTCTACACCGCGAACGAGGCGGGCTGCGCGAAGGCCCCGCAAGGCGAAGGCTGGTACTTCGACAATGAGGCGGCGCCGAAGAAGGTCATCCTGTGCAAAGCGGTCTGCGACGTCGTGAAGGCCGACGACACCGGCAGCGTCGACCTCGTCTTCGGCTGCCCTCGCACCGACGTGAAGTGA
- a CDS encoding zf-TFIIB domain-containing protein, with the protein MSDTDITGRTSAHRNIALRCPGCGASMSALDLEEAKAEVDVCRACGGLWVDWFDGEVRTIATETLRVDTPDLAPETDRRSNDPVAIGACPRCSKQLVPERYGVTIDDRAAREDEVQREEEAQLLRCEDCMGAFVTRASAEVLAWRSGADAPPPSMSVPPTSAKPLPWDRFLRVLKGFLGLDAK; encoded by the coding sequence GTGTCCGACACGGACATCACCGGCCGCACGAGCGCGCATCGCAACATCGCGCTGCGCTGTCCGGGCTGCGGTGCGTCGATGTCCGCGCTCGACCTCGAGGAGGCGAAGGCCGAGGTCGACGTCTGCCGCGCCTGCGGCGGCCTCTGGGTCGACTGGTTCGACGGCGAGGTCCGCACCATCGCGACCGAGACGTTGCGCGTCGACACCCCCGACCTCGCGCCGGAGACGGACCGGCGGAGCAACGATCCCGTCGCGATCGGCGCGTGCCCGCGCTGCTCGAAGCAGCTCGTCCCCGAGCGCTACGGCGTCACGATCGACGACCGCGCCGCGCGCGAAGATGAAGTGCAACGCGAAGAGGAGGCGCAGCTGCTCCGCTGCGAGGACTGCATGGGCGCGTTCGTCACGCGCGCGAGCGCCGAGGTCCTCGCGTGGCGGAGCGGCGCGGACGCGCCGCCGCCGAGCATGAGCGTGCCTCCGACCTCGGCCAAGCCGCTCCCATGGGACCGCTTCCTCCGCGTGCTGAAGGGCTTCCTCGGCCTCGACGCGAAGTAG